A stretch of DNA from Nonlabens ponticola:
ATCTCTTCGGTTGCATTTATATTCATCGCGATGGGCACCATATTTTCATTTAATATCACAAAATGGTCACGTTGATTATCCAGATTATCGTTCGCTGCAATGGCATCTAGCATTTCAATACTTTTCTTGATATGTGATTGTTCCATACTACCGAGACTTTTAATATCTGCGGATTTTAAAGATGTTGATGTCGCTTTCGCGAAAGCAGAAACCTGATTTGCATCGCTCGCTACCAAAGCATCTTTCATCTGCAAATAAGGCTTAAGCGCTTTCTTAAATTCACTTTGAAAATTTTCTGTAAATTCCATTTTCATTTGAGACATAGGCATCTCAGATGCCTCTTCCTTTCCCTGATTCATCATAGATTTTTTGCCTTGTAGCTGGGCTGCTGCGTCTACTGTAAAAGTTCCGTTTGTCACAATCTCGTCGCCAGTTTGTAGGCCCTCTGTTACAGCATAATTTTCACCATTACGATTTCCAATGGTTACTTCACGCATTTCAAAAACGGGTTCGTTGGGACTGGTTTTTATATAGACCAATGAGCGTTCGCCAGTCCACATTACGGCACTTGCAGGAACTGTTATCACTTCGTTAGTCATCATCATTTCCCCTTCGAGTTTTCCCGTTACAAACATTCCTGGTTTAAAGAGGTTGTCTGTATTTTTTAGTGTTGCTCTAACGGTAACCGTTCGCGTGGCATTGTTAAGTATGGGGTCAATAAACGAAACCGTAGCACCAAATTCTTTATTGGCATAAGCATTGGTTACTACTTTTATTTTCTGACCTACTTTTAAATCTGAAATTTGATTTTCATAGGCATCAAATTCTGCCCAAACTGAATTTAAATTGCTTACTTTTAAAATGGGCTGACCTTGTTTTACATAGTCGCCTTCACGTGCCATCACTTCTGAAACCGTTCCTGAAACGGTGGCATAAATGGGGAAATTATCTCGCACTTTTCCTGAAGTTTCAATCGCATTAATTTGGCCTTCTGAAAGTTTCCATAATTTCAATTTGTTGCGCACTGCCTTGTATAGTTCAGGCTGCGATTCTTTTAATGAAGCTGTTGTGAGCAATTCTTGCTGTGCAGCGACCAAATTTGGTGCATAAATGGTGGCCAGTAATTGACCACGATTTACTTTTTGGCCTTCATAATTAACATTCAAACGCTCGATACGCCCATCAAAATGGCTTGCTTGTACAGCATTGTTTTCTTCGTTGGTGGCGATTTTGCCAGAAAGCGTAATCATTCCATCATCTTCTGACATACTGCTATTACCTACAATAGTAGTTTGAATGTTTGCCAGTGCCATTGCATTTTCTGTCATTTTAATTTCATTAACTGCAAGACCATCTGCACCAGATTCAGCAGGTATCAAGTCCATTCCACATATAGGGCAGTCGCCTGGTTCGGGCTGCATAATCTGTGGGTGCATTGAGCAGGTCCACATTTGGTTTGGCGACTCGCCAGAATGGTCGTGGGTATCTGACATTTCAGAAACGTCCTTGTTTGCCTTGGCATCACTACCTGAACTACCAAAAATGAGCCATCCACCTAGTAGTCCCACGATTAGTGCAAGTGCTATATATAAAATGTTCTTGTTCATACTATTATTTCTCGTTTTGTAAACGTTCGATCATCGCATTCATTTCTTCAATCTCTTTTCGTTGTGCTTTGATAATTTCCTCTGCAAGTTTTTTTACTTCTGGATCTTTGATGTCTGCACGCTCGCTTGTTAAAATTGCTATGGAATGATGAGGAATCATTGCTTTCATCCAGAGTACATCGCCTACGGTAGATTTTTGGTCACGTACCAGCCCCAAAGCACCTACAAATAGAACGATACTTCCCAGAACAATGGCGATATTCTTCTTTTTATTTTGATACATTCCACGCATTGATGCAAACATTATAATGGCCATTGCCGCAATCCCTAAACAGACCATATAAAAGCGAGTTAGACTGAACCATACGTGGTCCCACTCATAAGTGTTTAGGTACATCGTGATGTACATAGCCACGAAGGACGCTGCGAGCATTCCCACAAATTTTGTGTAATTGCCTTTTTTCATTTCATTGTGATTGTTTTCTTTTGACTTCATCTGTTTTGGTTTTTTAGTTATTAATCAATTGATTTTGTTCTGAGTCTAAGTGCGTTTGCTATTACAGAAACCGAACTAAAACTCATAGCCAGTGCTGCAATCATAGGCGATAATAGAATTCCGAAAAATGGAAATAATACTCCTGCCGCAATCGGTACACCCAGCGTGTTGTATATCATAGCAAAAAATAGATTTTGCTTGATGTTCCGCATTACTTTGTGGCTTAGGTTTCTTGCTTTTACGATACCGTGCAAATCGCCCTTTACCAAGGTTATCATCGCACTTTCAATAGCCACATCTGTTCCTGTACCCATTGCGATACCCACATCACTTTTAGCCAGAGCAGGTGCGTCGTTTATACCATCGCCTGCCATCGCTACTACTTTACCTTGCTCTTGTAGTTTCTTTACCTCGTCCAGTTTGTTTTCAGGTAACATTCCTGCTTTGAAGTCGGCGAGATTGAGTTCGCTCGCCACAGCTTGGGCGGTGTCGTGATTATCTCCTGTGAGCATTATTACTTCAATGCCTTTGTCCTGTAATTCTTTGATTGCCTTAGCACTCGTTTCTTTTATTTTATCGCCTATGACCACGTAGCCTGAAACTTCGCCATCAATGGATAAGTAGGAAACCGTTTTTCCCTGTTTCTGAAAGGATTGTGCTTCGGTTTCCATTTCAGGTGATAGCTTGGCATTTGCATTCTCCATCATTTTGGCATTTCCCAAATCGAGCTTCTTGCCATCAACTGTTCCTTCTACGCCTTTTCCGGTTACTGCGCTAAAGTTTTCGGTTTTTGATATTTCGACCTTCTGCTCCTTTCCATATTTCACGGTGGCTTCGGCAAGTGGATGCTCGCTGGAACTGTTTAGGGATGCGATAAGATGTAGAATTTCGCTTTCGCGAAAGCGAGATTCATCAAACGACCCAATTTTCTCAACCGTTGGTTTCCCTTCCGTAATGGTTCCTGTTTTATCAACGATAAGGGTGTCCACTTTGTCCATTTTCTCTAAGGCTTCGGCATTCTTAATTAGGACACCATTTTGGGCACCTTTACCAACACCTACCATAACGGACATCGGTGTTGCCAATCCCAATGCACAAGGACAGGCTATAATCAATACGGCAATGGCATTTACAAGAGCAAATACATAAGCTGGTTCTGGTCCCCAAATCGCCCAGACAATGAAAGTGATGACCGCAATGATAACCACGACAGGTACGAAATAGCCTGAAACCGTATCTGCCAATTTCTGAATAGGGGCACGACTGCGACTGGCATCGTTTACCATATGTATGATTTGGGAAAGCAAGGTGTCGCTACCTACTTTTTCGGCCTCCATCAAAAAAGATTGATTCCCGTTAATGGTACCGCTACTTACCTTATCATCAACAGATTTGTTAACTGGGATAGGCTCTCCCGAAATCATTGATTCATCCACCGTAGTTTCTCCTTCGGTAATTTTGCCATCCACAGGAATCTTATCTCCTGGCTTTACTCGTAGGATATCTCCTTTTTCAATCTGGTCGATGGAAACTTCTTCTTCGTTTCCATCCACTACGCGTACTGCTTTGTTAGGTGCAAGCTTTAATAATTCTTTCACTGCTGAATTGGTTTTACTATGTGCACGGGCTTCTAAAACTTGACCCATCAATACCAGCGTTAGAATAACAGTAGCGGCTTCAAAATACACGTGAACCGCACCGGATTCTGTTTTAAATTGTTCCGGAAAAAAGTCTGGAAACAACATCCCAAAAACACTAAAGAGCCAAGCCACGCCCGCACCTATACCGATTAGTGTGAACATATTTAGATTCCACGTTTTAATACTTCGATAAGCACGTTCAAAGAACATCCAAGTGGCATAGAACACCACAGGAATCGACAAGCCAAATTGAATCCAGTTCCACCATTTCTGTTCCATTACATCGTATAGCGGATTGTTTGGAATCATCTCACTCATAGCGATTAGGAAAATAGGAAGCGTAAAGGCTACTGCTATCCAGAATTTCTTAATCAGCTTATTATATGTTTTTTCTTCGGCAGATAAATCAGGTTCCATCGGCACTAAATCCATTCCGCAAATAGGACAGCTTCCCGGTTCGTCCTTTACGATTTCAGGATGCATTGGGCAGGTCCACTGTTCAGTAGTAGTTGTAGCTGACAAATTTTGCTCTTCGACCAAATCCATTCCACAAACAGGACAATCGCCTGGTTTGTCATAGGTTTTATCGCCCTCGCAGTGCATTGGGCAATAAAACGTTCCCGTTCCCTTGCCTTCTGGTTTCGCTTTTTTCGGTTTTGCTGAAGCGGAATCATCATCGTGATAATGTTCGCCTGATTTGTGGATGCTATACGAACCACCATCTTGCTTTAGAGCTTTTTGAAATGTTTCGATAGAAATATGAGATTCCATTTCGATGGTCGCCTCTTCTTTCTCTAAATTAACCGAAGCGTTAGTCACACCTTCCACTTTAGAAAGTGTTTGCTCAACGTGATTGCGACAACCGTTGCAGGTCATTCCTTGTATGTGGTATGTGTGTTTCATTTTTATCGAATTATGAATTTTATAATCAAACCTCCTGCAAGCCATACATAACAAATGAATGCTGCATATTTCAAAATCTTTTCAAGCAAGGGGCTTTTGGGCGCCATCTCGCTCATAGAATGCTCAACGTCTTTTCGCTTGAAGAACCCCAGATAGATTAAGTAACCCGATATGGCCAAGAAGGCTATATTCAAAAAGAAAGTGTAGTTTATTTTGAAATGGTCCTTATCTTGAATATTGACTTGCGAAGGGTCTGGCATTAAATCAAGAAAATTAAAACCATAATGAAGTATTAATGATGCCGATATAAGAGCCGTAAAGAGTAAGAACAAAATGAAAAGTGACATTTTCCAGCCATAATATTTGGCATTTATACGTAATACGGGAAACACAACTAAATCACTGAAAATAAATGCCATTACGCCAGCAAAACTTACACCCTTGCCGAAGAGTAAGGCGGCCAGCGGAATATTGCCCATACTTCCTATAAAAGTTAAAAATGCTGCGATAGGCCCCACTATGATATGTTCAAGAATTTCTAAGAAGGTAAATTCATTAGTACCCTTGCCGCTATTGATGAATAAGGTTTCAAAGAATGCATCTGGGACGAATGCCGCCGTAATCCCTGCAATGGTGAATCCAACAGTTACGTCCTTCCAAACCATTGACCATTCCATTTTGTATTTTCTAGCAACTTTAGCCCAGTTTGTTTCTTTTTTTATCTCTGATTTCCAATCGTCATCTTGACCTTTGCTCTCGTCATTTTCGTTGCCATCATCTTTGAGATTCTTGCGTGCCTTTTCTATTAATTTTTTAGGATTTATTATTCGAATCAGTAACCAACTGACCAATATCAACAGAATACCACCTAAGTATTCGCCTACTACAAATTGCCAGCCCAAAAAGATTGAAATAAGAATGCCCAATTCGATAACCAAGTTGGTGGAAGCCAATAGAAATGCAATCGATGAGACGAAACTGGCACCTTTCTTAAAGATTGATTTCGTACCAGCTAGCGCCGAGAAGCTGCAAGAACTACTGATAAAACCAAAGAAGGTACCCAGCAATATGCTCTTGCCTTCATTCTTACCCATTGCTTCTTGCATTTTTTGCCTAGTTACAAAAACTTGAATCATACTGCTGATTATATAACCAACTACAAAAGCCCATAGAGCTGTCCAGAAAAATCCTACTGAGGTAAAGGCTGCTTCTGCCCAGGATTTTAAAAAATCATTCATATTTTTCTATTTTAATATTATTGATGTTAGCGATACCGAAAACCAAGACAAAAAACCGTAAAGCCACTTGCAGCATCACCAAGGTTTTGGCCACCATTGATACCGGAACGATATCCCCATATCCAACCGAGGAAAATGTAATTGTACTCAGGTACAAATACTCAAAGAGTATTTCTGATGTTGAGCTAACGAGACCAGAACTATTCTTGAAATTCGTTTCATCATAAATGTGAAGGGCTGCATAGTCAGTTGCAAAGGACAAGAGTATCAATCCAATCAGTAAAGCAAATAGTACGAGAATATGGCTCATTAAATGACTCTGCGCTATAATCTTCATCAACTGGTTAAACGAAAGCTTTACAATGAAATAGATTTTGACGATTGACAGAGCTAAAATCACATACTCAGACCAGCTATTATCTAACCTAGAAAAGAGCACAATATTTATCAGACCAGCTGCTATTACTACTGAAATAGTAAGCCAAGCTTTTCCGAAAAGTTGTTTGTAAAACGAATCTATCTTTTCCAATTTCTTTAATGCTTTTAATTTGTGCCTGACAAGGGAAGAGTTACTAACCAACCATCATATTTCCCTTCCCATATCAGGACTTTATAAATCATCTTTTAATCGTTGTATATATTTTACCAATTTCGATTTCGCCATCGTGTCTAGTTTAGCATTTTGATGTACTATTATATAGCTATTCATAGGCATTTCTCCACTTTCTACTTGTTTAATAATAGACCGTAACTTACTTCTCTTTCTCCTATCAGAATAATTACTCCACTCATTAAAATTCAGTTCTGCTTTTCCTTTTTTAATATGGTTTTCTAAAAACCAAGCTGCTGGCTGAATTTTACTATACCAAGGATAAGTAGTGTTATTACTGTGACAATCATAGCAGGACACCTTGAGTTGATTCTCAATATCTAACGGTACTTTATTAACCATCATAAAATCAGTTTCAAGTGTCGTATAGCTTTCATTTTCATCCACCGGAAAAAATTGAATAACGATTAACGCAATAAGCGCTACCCAAGCTATGATTTTTAGAAATTTCATTTAGTTTATTTCTCTCTGTACTTTACCACATCTCAACATTGAACTACCGTAATACGGATTTAAAACATTTTCTTCTTTGCTCAACCAAGCTGTACCACCATCATACATAGGGCAATATTGCTCGTACAGTTTTGTTGCTGTTCCTGTTATTGCTACCATATCTGTAATGTCTTTACTTAAAACTTTGAAATGCTCGCGTTGATGTTTGATGTCGCTTTCCGAAATGTGCTCTGCGTGTTCTGTTGCATCTTCGATTATGTCATTTAATTCTGATTTTTCATTGTCCGAATAGTTGGATGCATCAAATGCTTTTAGGGATTGAGCCATTGTATTCCCCAATTCCTTTGCTTTACCATTGTCATCGTTTACAAGCGCATCTTTTAAGTTGAAATAATCATTCAGGATTGCTGCTGCTTTTGCATCCTTATTGTCACTCATTGCCATATCGTCCTTGTCATTGATAGATTCTTGGTGCATCTCATTACTCATCGGCGCAGCAGCCTCTTCTTTGTTTCCGTCTTTACAGGAAACTGTTAAAATCATTGTGGCAGCCAGTGCCATTTTACCTATTGTTCTTTTTACTGTTTTCATTTTGTATTGTATTTAGGTTAATAATTATTTTTTTAAAATCTAAATGATAGTCCACCACCTGCGCCAAAACGATTATCATAGCTTCCCATTATTGAAAAGTCTCGACTTAACACATATTCAAGTCCTACTTGCCAAGTAGTTTCTTCTTCAAAGTTGGTTCCTTCCTCAAAATCCGTAATCCAACCAAAATCCATCTGATATTCATATTCTCCGTAAAGGGCAATATGTCTGGTAATCATAGTTGAAGTTGCAAATGATATCGTAGGTCTTAATTTGTTATCTATTCTTAAATCCGAATCGATAAGCATAGGCAACAAGTACCGTATTCCAACAACACCTGTTGTAGAAATCTCATCTAGACTGTCTTCCATTTCATTTTCTACATTTATTCCACCAAACACTCGGAAATAACTGTTAAGCCAACGCTCATAAGTAAACTCAGCTTCAATATTTTCATTCCATCCATATTCTCCACGTAGAGTAAATTGATTGCGAATGTTCGTAGCGGTATAATATAGTTCGGTAAGATGACTAGCTCCAGTCACCTCTCCCCAGGTCCATAAATGATTTGCTTCAGTAGTAAGGGTGGATAGTGGATGATTTTTTAATCTTTCATCTCGAGGCGTATCATAACTAAATACCCTACCCATACCGCTATTAATGTGATACAGAACGTGACAATGAAAAAACCAATCGCCATACTCGACGGCATCAAACTCTATGACCACTTTTTGCATAGGTGCAACGTTAACAGTATGTTTAAAAGGCGAGTATTCTCCATTTTCATTGAGAACTCTAAAAAAATGACCGTGTAAGTGCATAGGATGGTGCATCATCGTTAGGTTATTGAGCGTTATACGAACTACTTCGCCCTTTTCAATTTTAATCTTGTCAGTTTCAGAAAGTGGTACACCATTAATAGACCATACGTAGCGATTCATATTTCCTGTTAGATTAAATAGCATTTCCTTTACAGGCTTATCACTTTTAAATTGAGTAGGTTGTTTTGCTTTGAGATAGTTATAATTAAACTCTGGATTGCTACCAGTCTTCATATTGCTACCTATTACCTTTTCCTGCGGCACCATGTAGCCCATTTTCATTCCGCCCATTTTGTCGCCACCATCCATCTTCATCTTGTCGTCCATTGCCATACTATCTTTTTTCATATCCATAGCACCGTGATCCATCTTCATTTCATCTTTTTTCATAGACTGCATTCTATCCATCTTCATTGCGTACTTTTTCATAATCGCAATAGAGTCATTACGAGACGGATTAAACTTGGCTGCTGGCGCTCCCATTTTCATATCCATTTCCATCATTTTTTGCATCATTTTAATAAGGCCTGGCTTTGGAACTTCAGGTGCAGCAATAATATTTCCTGTTCCTAACAAAGCAGATGCTTTTCCAGAACCATCTTGTGACGTAGCAAGAATTTCAAGTTTGCCGCTATCTGGAATCGTCACTATAAAATCATAAGTTTCTGCAACACCTAAGAGTGTTTTGTTCATTTTAATTGGAACGACATCTATACCATCTGATGCGACTAGTAATGGGTCTTCTCCTGCAAACGTGAGCCAGAAGTAACTAGCAGCTGCCGCATTTACAAATCGTACTCTAACCTTTTCTCCAGGATTAAATTCAGGATAATCATTTGTAGGTTGACCATTGATTAAAAAATTGTCGTAGTAATTATCTAGAATAGCCATATCTGGCATTCTGTTCCACATCATTTTTAGTTTAGCACCAGTTGCTCCACGAGCAATTACTTTATCCCAACTTTGGATTTGATTTTTTTTGATTAAGTACCATTCATTACCTCTTTTTAGATTACGCAATTGTGTTTTAGGGTTTTCATCCATCCAGTCTGAGAGTACCAGAACAAGATCTTTGTCATATTCTAAATCTGTTTGTTTTGGATTAATTTGAATGCTTCCGTAAACGCCACGTTGTTCTTGTAAACCTGTGTGAGAGTGATACCAGTATGTTCCGGATTGTTTAAGAGCAAACTTATATTGAAAGGTCTCGCCTGGTTGTATAGGTGGCGTAGTAA
This window harbors:
- a CDS encoding efflux RND transporter periplasmic adaptor subunit, yielding MNKNILYIALALIVGLLGGWLIFGSSGSDAKANKDVSEMSDTHDHSGESPNQMWTCSMHPQIMQPEPGDCPICGMDLIPAESGADGLAVNEIKMTENAMALANIQTTIVGNSSMSEDDGMITLSGKIATNEENNAVQASHFDGRIERLNVNYEGQKVNRGQLLATIYAPNLVAAQQELLTTASLKESQPELYKAVRNKLKLWKLSEGQINAIETSGKVRDNFPIYATVSGTVSEVMAREGDYVKQGQPILKVSNLNSVWAEFDAYENQISDLKVGQKIKVVTNAYANKEFGATVSFIDPILNNATRTVTVRATLKNTDNLFKPGMFVTGKLEGEMMMTNEVITVPASAVMWTGERSLVYIKTSPNEPVFEMREVTIGNRNGENYAVTEGLQTGDEIVTNGTFTVDAAAQLQGKKSMMNQGKEEASEMPMSQMKMEFTENFQSEFKKALKPYLQMKDALVASDANQVSAFAKATSTSLKSADIKSLGSMEQSHIKKSIEMLDAIAANDNLDNQRDHFVILNENMVPIAMNINATEEILYVQKCPMANNNKGAVWLSVEKDIKNPYYGEQMLTCGSTIDEIK
- a CDS encoding DUF305 domain-containing protein, with amino-acid sequence MKSKENNHNEMKKGNYTKFVGMLAASFVAMYITMYLNTYEWDHVWFSLTRFYMVCLGIAAMAIIMFASMRGMYQNKKKNIAIVLGSIVLFVGALGLVRDQKSTVGDVLWMKAMIPHHSIAILTSERADIKDPEVKKLAEEIIKAQRKEIEEMNAMIERLQNEK
- a CDS encoding heavy metal translocating P-type ATPase; translated protein: MKHTYHIQGMTCNGCRNHVEQTLSKVEGVTNASVNLEKEEATIEMESHISIETFQKALKQDGGSYSIHKSGEHYHDDDSASAKPKKAKPEGKGTGTFYCPMHCEGDKTYDKPGDCPVCGMDLVEEQNLSATTTTEQWTCPMHPEIVKDEPGSCPICGMDLVPMEPDLSAEEKTYNKLIKKFWIAVAFTLPIFLIAMSEMIPNNPLYDVMEQKWWNWIQFGLSIPVVFYATWMFFERAYRSIKTWNLNMFTLIGIGAGVAWLFSVFGMLFPDFFPEQFKTESGAVHVYFEAATVILTLVLMGQVLEARAHSKTNSAVKELLKLAPNKAVRVVDGNEEEVSIDQIEKGDILRVKPGDKIPVDGKITEGETTVDESMISGEPIPVNKSVDDKVSSGTINGNQSFLMEAEKVGSDTLLSQIIHMVNDASRSRAPIQKLADTVSGYFVPVVVIIAVITFIVWAIWGPEPAYVFALVNAIAVLIIACPCALGLATPMSVMVGVGKGAQNGVLIKNAEALEKMDKVDTLIVDKTGTITEGKPTVEKIGSFDESRFRESEILHLIASLNSSSEHPLAEATVKYGKEQKVEISKTENFSAVTGKGVEGTVDGKKLDLGNAKMMENANAKLSPEMETEAQSFQKQGKTVSYLSIDGEVSGYVVIGDKIKETSAKAIKELQDKGIEVIMLTGDNHDTAQAVASELNLADFKAGMLPENKLDEVKKLQEQGKVVAMAGDGINDAPALAKSDVGIAMGTGTDVAIESAMITLVKGDLHGIVKARNLSHKVMRNIKQNLFFAMIYNTLGVPIAAGVLFPFFGILLSPMIAALAMSFSSVSVIANALRLRTKSID
- a CDS encoding permease produces the protein MNDFLKSWAEAAFTSVGFFWTALWAFVVGYIISSMIQVFVTRQKMQEAMGKNEGKSILLGTFFGFISSSCSFSALAGTKSIFKKGASFVSSIAFLLASTNLVIELGILISIFLGWQFVVGEYLGGILLILVSWLLIRIINPKKLIEKARKNLKDDGNENDESKGQDDDWKSEIKKETNWAKVARKYKMEWSMVWKDVTVGFTIAGITAAFVPDAFFETLFINSGKGTNEFTFLEILEHIIVGPIAAFLTFIGSMGNIPLAALLFGKGVSFAGVMAFIFSDLVVFPVLRINAKYYGWKMSLFILFLLFTALISASLILHYGFNFLDLMPDPSQVNIQDKDHFKINYTFFLNIAFLAISGYLIYLGFFKRKDVEHSMSEMAPKSPLLEKILKYAAFICYVWLAGGLIIKFIIR
- a CDS encoding ion channel, whose product is MEKIDSFYKQLFGKAWLTISVVIAAGLINIVLFSRLDNSWSEYVILALSIVKIYFIVKLSFNQLMKIIAQSHLMSHILVLFALLIGLILLSFATDYAALHIYDETNFKNSSGLVSSTSEILFEYLYLSTITFSSVGYGDIVPVSMVAKTLVMLQVALRFFVLVFGIANINNIKIEKYE
- a CDS encoding heme-binding domain-containing protein, translated to MKFLKIIAWVALIALIVIQFFPVDENESYTTLETDFMMVNKVPLDIENQLKVSCYDCHSNNTTYPWYSKIQPAAWFLENHIKKGKAELNFNEWSNYSDRRKRSKLRSIIKQVESGEMPMNSYIIVHQNAKLDTMAKSKLVKYIQRLKDDL
- a CDS encoding DUF3347 domain-containing protein, which produces MKTVKRTIGKMALAATMILTVSCKDGNKEEAAAPMSNEMHQESINDKDDMAMSDNKDAKAAAILNDYFNLKDALVNDDNGKAKELGNTMAQSLKAFDASNYSDNEKSELNDIIEDATEHAEHISESDIKHQREHFKVLSKDITDMVAITGTATKLYEQYCPMYDGGTAWLSKEENVLNPYYGSSMLRCGKVQREIN
- a CDS encoding multicopper oxidase domain-containing protein; this encodes MKGKIILITALFMSIMAVAQTSNYSFVANNSEENIDNWPERIYNLTIDYKTVNITGKDVKAMVINGGIPGPNLEFNEGEFAIINVTNQMDVETSVHWHGLILPNYYDGVPYLTTPPIQPGETFQYKFALKQSGTYWYHSHTGLQEQRGVYGSIQINPKQTDLEYDKDLVLVLSDWMDENPKTQLRNLKRGNEWYLIKKNQIQSWDKVIARGATGAKLKMMWNRMPDMAILDNYYDNFLINGQPTNDYPEFNPGEKVRVRFVNAAAASYFWLTFAGEDPLLVASDGIDVVPIKMNKTLLGVAETYDFIVTIPDSGKLEILATSQDGSGKASALLGTGNIIAAPEVPKPGLIKMMQKMMEMDMKMGAPAAKFNPSRNDSIAIMKKYAMKMDRMQSMKKDEMKMDHGAMDMKKDSMAMDDKMKMDGGDKMGGMKMGYMVPQEKVIGSNMKTGSNPEFNYNYLKAKQPTQFKSDKPVKEMLFNLTGNMNRYVWSINGVPLSETDKIKIEKGEVVRITLNNLTMMHHPMHLHGHFFRVLNENGEYSPFKHTVNVAPMQKVVIEFDAVEYGDWFFHCHVLYHINSGMGRVFSYDTPRDERLKNHPLSTLTTEANHLWTWGEVTGASHLTELYYTATNIRNQFTLRGEYGWNENIEAEFTYERWLNSYFRVFGGINVENEMEDSLDEISTTGVVGIRYLLPMLIDSDLRIDNKLRPTISFATSTMITRHIALYGEYEYQMDFGWITDFEEGTNFEEETTWQVGLEYVLSRDFSIMGSYDNRFGAGGGLSFRF